A genomic segment from Microthrixaceae bacterium encodes:
- a CDS encoding tyrosine-type recombinase/integrase: protein MAAFAQWAGEAGSDAPESVDRLLVRRYLAEQAGHGVAASAKSPATVRRRLASLRRYYGWMARQGRIEVDPTSNISAPRGDKKLPRVLSADQLHQMLDESAESPHRSDDPAKQARDDAILELLYGSGLRVSELCGLGPDDIDLAQRAVTVWGKGAKQRRVPISTPAVDALHRHLRARDGHTSTEAVDRGALFVNNRGRRLTPRDAQRILDRRSPVPTHPHTLRHSFATHLLDGGADLRVVQELLGHSDLATTQIYTHVSKERLRTVYDTTHPRA, encoded by the coding sequence ATGGCGGCCTTTGCGCAGTGGGCGGGCGAAGCCGGCAGCGACGCTCCGGAGTCGGTGGATCGCCTGTTGGTGCGGCGGTATCTCGCCGAGCAGGCCGGTCACGGCGTCGCCGCCTCCGCGAAATCACCGGCGACGGTTCGTCGCCGCCTCGCATCGTTGCGTCGCTACTACGGCTGGATGGCCCGACAGGGTCGCATCGAGGTCGACCCGACCTCGAATATTTCGGCACCGCGTGGTGACAAAAAGCTGCCCCGGGTCCTCAGCGCCGACCAGCTGCACCAGATGCTCGACGAATCCGCCGAGTCGCCCCACCGAAGCGACGACCCGGCCAAGCAGGCCCGCGACGACGCGATCCTCGAGCTGCTGTACGGCTCCGGGTTGCGGGTCAGTGAGCTCTGCGGGCTGGGCCCCGACGACATCGACCTGGCTCAGCGGGCCGTCACTGTCTGGGGAAAGGGCGCCAAACAACGACGCGTTCCGATCTCCACGCCAGCCGTCGATGCCCTACACCGCCACCTCCGCGCACGAGATGGCCACACCTCGACCGAAGCGGTCGACCGAGGCGCGTTGTTCGTCAACAACCGAGGTCGACGGCTCACCCCGCGAGACGCTCAGCGAATTCTCGATCGACGCTCGCCGGTTCCCACTCACCCCCACACGTTGCGCCATTCTTTCGCGACTCATCTTTTGGACGGCGGTGCCGATCTAAGAGTCGTTCAAGAGCTGCTCGGGCACTCGGATCTGGCAACCACCCAGATCTACACCCATGTGTCCAAGGAGCGGCTGCGAACGGTGTACGACACGACTCATCCGAGGGCCTGA
- a CDS encoding YifB family Mg chelatase-like AAA ATPase — translation MLATVQAATLLGVRGSPVRVEVHVSNGIPGLNIVGLPDASCREARDRVRAAVITSGFKWGEFRVTVNLAPSAIRKVGSGLDLAIAVGFLRATKQVPNPECGDDSMAFLGELGLDGTLRQIVGVVPLAACIETPELVVPPRNAREAQVLSRHRVLTAESLGEVVACLKGDSPWGVPGPMEPDPTPPPPDLADVRGNRFARFALEVAAAGGHHLLYVGPPGSGKTMLAERMPGVLGRLSADEAIDVTTVHSAAGETLPANGLIEMPPFRAPHHTVSNVALVGGGSHALRPGEISLAHNGVLFLDELGEFSAVALDALRQPLESGVIHISRAHASAAMPASFQLIAAMNPCPCGFAGARRQECRCTPAALNRYSRRLSGPLLDRFDLRLRVEPTDTIDLLSVERGEPTVEVAERVAKVRERSARRGARVNRLLSSTELDRLVGLEAPARELLDDALASGRLSGRGLRRIKSVGLTLDDLRGGDGTLDAGVIAHALSLRADLRFGEAAVMS, via the coding sequence ATGTTGGCAACAGTGCAGGCGGCGACCCTTTTGGGCGTGCGGGGCTCGCCGGTTCGAGTCGAGGTTCACGTCAGCAACGGAATCCCTGGGCTGAACATCGTCGGGCTTCCGGACGCCTCGTGTCGCGAGGCCCGAGACCGGGTTCGCGCCGCGGTCATCACCAGCGGGTTCAAGTGGGGCGAGTTTCGCGTCACGGTGAACCTTGCCCCTTCCGCGATTCGCAAGGTCGGTTCGGGCCTCGATCTCGCGATCGCCGTCGGATTTCTGCGGGCGACCAAGCAGGTCCCCAACCCCGAATGCGGCGACGACTCGATGGCCTTTCTGGGCGAACTCGGCCTCGACGGAACGCTGCGGCAGATCGTGGGGGTCGTCCCTCTGGCCGCGTGCATCGAGACCCCCGAGCTCGTCGTGCCGCCACGCAACGCCCGCGAAGCTCAGGTGCTTTCGCGCCACCGAGTTCTCACCGCGGAGTCCTTGGGCGAGGTGGTCGCCTGTCTGAAGGGTGACTCGCCGTGGGGTGTTCCTGGGCCGATGGAGCCCGACCCGACCCCGCCGCCTCCCGACCTGGCCGACGTGCGAGGCAATCGCTTTGCCCGGTTCGCACTCGAGGTGGCGGCTGCTGGTGGCCATCACCTGCTGTATGTCGGCCCGCCAGGGAGCGGCAAGACGATGTTGGCCGAGCGCATGCCCGGAGTGCTCGGCCGGCTCAGCGCGGATGAGGCGATCGACGTGACCACCGTCCACAGTGCGGCCGGCGAAACACTCCCCGCCAACGGCCTCATCGAGATGCCGCCCTTTCGAGCGCCGCATCACACGGTGTCGAATGTTGCACTCGTCGGCGGAGGGTCGCACGCGCTGCGTCCGGGCGAGATCAGCCTCGCCCACAACGGTGTGTTGTTTCTCGACGAGCTCGGCGAGTTCAGCGCCGTGGCACTCGACGCGCTGCGCCAGCCCCTCGAATCGGGAGTCATCCACATCAGCCGCGCCCATGCGTCGGCGGCCATGCCCGCGTCGTTTCAGCTGATTGCGGCCATGAATCCGTGCCCGTGCGGGTTCGCCGGGGCTCGACGCCAAGAGTGTCGCTGCACCCCTGCGGCGCTCAACCGATACTCACGGCGGTTGTCGGGGCCGCTGCTCGACCGGTTCGATCTACGCCTGCGCGTCGAGCCGACCGACACCATCGACCTGCTGTCGGTCGAGCGTGGCGAGCCGACCGTCGAGGTCGCCGAGCGAGTTGCCAAGGTGCGCGAACGCTCGGCTCGGCGCGGGGCTCGGGTCAATCGGCTCTTGAGCTCGACCGAGTTGGACCGGCTCGTCGGATTGGAGGCTCCGGCGCGCGAATTGCTCGACGATGCGCTGGCCTCGGGAAGGCTGTCGGGCCGTGGGCTTCGGCGGATCAAATCGGTCGGGCTCACCCTCGACGATCTTCGCGGTGGCGACGGCACACTCGATGCGGGAGTGATCGCACACGCGCTCTCGCTGCGAGCGGATCTGCGATTCGGTGAAGCGGCGGTGATGTCGTGA
- a CDS encoding substrate-binding and VWA domain-containing protein → MIRRFLQRSSQPADGGSRYHGRSAVLMAIAATTLLLAGCFGDDGDGSMSSGSDLEDPGDCVAVDVAVSSEKIDLLKDLASTFNGQKNTVADGTCIFVRPVSKASGGAATRLAEGWDEDEDGPRPVIWSPAAASWGAVLNQKLADRGQPAMAPADAEPLMLTPLVIAMPEPMAEALGYPDTPIGWADLARLATDPEGWAAHGHPEWGAFRLGKTNPNFSTSGISALIAQTYAAAGKTGGLSTEDLNNPAVLEFSRQIESSVVHYGDITMTFLNNWFAADRRGTSLTYASAVAVEEKSVIDYNSGNPDGVLSAGETPREPNVKLVSIYPTEGTLYSDSPFYILDAEWVSDAERDGAEQFTEFVLQADNQRRVLDYGFRPANPAVALGAPIVADNGVDPAQPSTLLEVPAPSVMVDLLDLWAANRKQARVLIVLDVSGSMGDSVDGGDGDTKLELAKDAVIGALGDFNPGDEVGLRIFSTGLGPNEDLDFQDLQPIEAIAANAERLRSSIRSLVPVAGTPLYTVAKAAYDEMQQGYDPTKINAVILLTDGANEDGDDSDDRRQLNELVESLRASSTGELARPIRMFTVGYGQGAQTDVLNQIASASAGAAYNAKDASTISKVFEQVVSNF, encoded by the coding sequence ATGATCCGACGATTTCTCCAGCGCTCAAGCCAACCCGCGGACGGCGGGTCGCGATACCACGGCCGTTCGGCGGTTCTGATGGCGATCGCCGCAACGACGCTGCTGCTCGCCGGCTGCTTCGGCGACGACGGCGACGGCTCGATGTCGTCGGGGTCGGATCTCGAGGATCCCGGCGATTGCGTCGCGGTCGATGTCGCGGTGTCCTCCGAGAAAATCGACCTGTTGAAGGATCTGGCGAGCACGTTCAACGGGCAGAAGAACACCGTTGCGGACGGAACGTGCATCTTCGTGCGGCCCGTGTCGAAGGCCTCCGGTGGTGCGGCGACCCGCCTGGCCGAGGGCTGGGATGAAGACGAGGACGGTCCGCGTCCGGTCATCTGGTCTCCGGCCGCCGCGTCCTGGGGTGCGGTGCTCAACCAGAAGCTGGCCGACCGAGGCCAGCCGGCCATGGCCCCGGCCGACGCTGAACCGCTGATGTTGACGCCGCTCGTCATCGCCATGCCCGAACCGATGGCCGAGGCGCTGGGCTACCCCGACACCCCGATCGGGTGGGCCGACCTCGCCCGCCTCGCCACCGACCCCGAGGGTTGGGCGGCTCACGGCCACCCCGAGTGGGGTGCGTTCCGGTTGGGTAAGACGAACCCGAACTTTTCCACCTCCGGCATTTCCGCCCTCATCGCCCAGACCTACGCCGCGGCAGGAAAGACCGGTGGGCTGAGCACCGAGGACCTCAACAATCCCGCGGTGTTGGAGTTCTCCCGTCAGATCGAGAGTTCGGTCGTCCACTACGGCGACATCACGATGACCTTCCTGAACAACTGGTTTGCCGCCGACCGTCGCGGCACCTCGTTGACCTATGCGTCGGCGGTCGCGGTCGAGGAAAAGTCGGTCATCGACTACAACAGCGGCAACCCCGACGGCGTCTTGAGCGCAGGGGAGACCCCCAGGGAACCGAACGTGAAACTCGTGTCGATCTACCCGACCGAGGGCACGCTGTACTCCGACAGCCCCTTTTACATCCTCGACGCGGAGTGGGTGAGCGACGCGGAACGCGACGGCGCCGAGCAGTTCACCGAGTTCGTGCTCCAAGCCGACAATCAGCGGCGAGTCCTCGACTACGGGTTCCGTCCCGCGAACCCTGCGGTGGCCCTCGGTGCGCCGATCGTGGCGGACAACGGCGTCGACCCGGCACAACCCTCCACACTGCTCGAGGTGCCCGCGCCGTCGGTGATGGTCGACCTGTTGGACCTGTGGGCGGCGAATCGCAAGCAGGCGCGGGTGCTCATCGTGTTGGACGTGTCCGGTTCAATGGGCGACTCGGTGGATGGGGGCGATGGCGACACGAAGCTCGAGTTGGCCAAGGACGCGGTCATCGGCGCGCTGGGCGATTTCAATCCCGGCGACGAGGTGGGGTTGCGAATCTTCAGCACGGGGCTCGGACCGAACGAGGACCTCGACTTTCAAGACCTGCAGCCCATCGAGGCCATCGCCGCCAACGCCGAACGACTCCGCTCGTCGATCCGCTCGTTGGTCCCCGTCGCCGGAACCCCCCTCTACACCGTGGCCAAGGCGGCCTACGACGAGATGCAGCAGGGCTATGACCCGACCAAGATCAATGCCGTCATCTTGTTGACCGATGGGGCCAACGAGGACGGAGACGATAGCGACGACCGTCGCCAGTTGAACGAGCTCGTGGAGTCGTTGCGGGCATCCAGTACGGGCGAGTTGGCCCGACCGATTCGCATGTTCACCGTCGGCTACGGCCAGGGTGCACAAACCGACGTCCTCAACCAGATCGCGTCGGCTTCGGCAGGCGCCGCCTACAACGCGAAGGATGCGTCGACGATCTCAAAGGTCTTCGAGCAGGTGGTGAGCAACTTCTGA
- a CDS encoding ankyrin repeat domain-containing protein, whose translation MTDAPSDPTTEPSDEPSDVAVVALAQKLFDAARRGETELLAAYVDAGAPVDLAGATGDTLLMLAAYHGHADTVVALIARGAEVNAPNAKGQVPVAGATFKGFSDVVEVLISAGANPDLGTPTARETARMFERSDLLALFDHTD comes from the coding sequence ATGACCGACGCCCCGTCCGACCCGACGACCGAACCATCCGACGAGCCATCCGATGTCGCGGTGGTGGCATTGGCCCAGAAGTTGTTCGACGCCGCACGCCGCGGTGAGACCGAATTGCTCGCGGCCTACGTCGACGCCGGGGCTCCGGTCGATCTCGCCGGGGCCACCGGCGACACGTTGTTGATGCTCGCCGCCTACCACGGCCACGCCGACACGGTGGTGGCGCTCATCGCCCGCGGCGCGGAGGTCAACGCGCCGAACGCGAAGGGGCAGGTTCCGGTCGCCGGGGCGACGTTCAAGGGATTCTCCGACGTCGTGGAGGTCTTGATTTCGGCCGGAGCGAACCCCGACCTCGGGACGCCGACCGCTCGCGAAACGGCGCGCATGTTCGAACGCTCCGA
- a CDS encoding DNA-protecting protein DprA yields the protein MSDNGSASPRELLMASTQPGPGAGAGAGVSVSVGADVSVSVSAATATHELFEAWIGLSALDGIGAGTMWQIEAQGGLEAEWQRLIGGGPPSFRVRQEHRATWARHLSSAAVEEVRAQARRHVEFGVTLTRHGTAAHPSIDIGDPHVPAVLAWLGSPVGQESPRVGIVGTRRASRLGAEIASELAAELTRRGVAVVSGLAAGIDAAAHRGALSRLGSSEPGRVAAAGAPTGAAAPIGVVGTGLDVAYPQRNTDLYERVSSVGALCSEYPLGTAPAPWRFPARNRILVALCDVLVVVESRSSGGSLITAGIAGERGVPVLAVPGSIRSHNATGTNRLIADGCAPCLGVDDVLDVLGQTTPSVGHQGASRRGHDIAAPEAGSGAGNHSAVGHGPSSAPAALSATELDVLDALGWEPASIEMLAIRCSALSLGEVTLAVQQLLRSGAVVDSDGWIERRR from the coding sequence GTGAGCGACAACGGGTCGGCGTCGCCGCGCGAGCTGCTGATGGCGAGCACTCAGCCCGGGCCGGGTGCGGGTGCGGGTGCGGGTGTGAGTGTGAGTGTGGGTGCGGATGTGAGTGTGAGTGTGAGCGCGGCGACTGCCACCCACGAGTTGTTCGAGGCGTGGATCGGGCTGAGTGCGCTCGACGGCATCGGCGCTGGAACCATGTGGCAGATCGAGGCGCAAGGCGGGCTCGAGGCAGAGTGGCAACGGCTGATCGGCGGCGGGCCCCCGTCTTTTCGGGTGCGGCAGGAGCATCGAGCCACGTGGGCCCGGCATCTGAGTTCTGCCGCGGTCGAAGAGGTTCGCGCCCAGGCGCGTCGTCACGTCGAGTTCGGCGTGACGCTGACTCGCCACGGGACGGCTGCTCACCCGTCGATCGACATCGGAGACCCACACGTTCCCGCAGTACTCGCGTGGTTGGGAAGTCCGGTGGGTCAGGAGTCGCCCCGGGTCGGCATCGTCGGCACCCGCCGTGCGAGTCGGCTGGGTGCCGAGATCGCAAGCGAACTTGCGGCCGAGCTGACCAGGCGAGGGGTCGCCGTGGTGTCGGGCCTCGCGGCGGGAATCGACGCCGCAGCGCATCGGGGCGCACTCTCGCGCCTGGGATCGTCCGAGCCGGGTCGAGTGGCGGCGGCTGGGGCGCCGACTGGGGCGGCGGCGCCGATCGGGGTGGTGGGCACCGGCCTGGATGTTGCCTACCCGCAGCGAAACACCGACCTCTATGAGCGGGTCTCGTCGGTCGGGGCGCTGTGCAGCGAATACCCCCTGGGAACGGCACCGGCGCCTTGGCGCTTCCCTGCCCGCAACCGCATCCTGGTGGCGTTGTGCGACGTGCTGGTCGTCGTGGAGAGCAGATCGAGCGGGGGGTCGCTCATCACGGCCGGCATCGCCGGAGAGCGCGGGGTTCCGGTGCTCGCCGTTCCCGGCTCGATCCGTTCTCACAACGCCACCGGCACGAACCGTCTGATCGCCGATGGCTGCGCGCCATGTCTCGGTGTGGACGACGTGCTCGACGTTCTGGGCCAGACGACGCCGAGTGTCGGTCACCAGGGAGCATCGAGACGAGGCCACGACATCGCAGCTCCGGAGGCCGGGTCGGGAGCCGGGAACCACTCGGCCGTCGGCCACGGGCCTTCCTCCGCACCGGCAGCGTTGAGTGCGACGGAACTCGACGTCCTCGACGCGCTCGGTTGGGAGCCGGCCAGCATCGAGATGCTGGCGATTCGCTGTTCGGCGCTGTCGTTGGGGGAGGTCACACTCGCGGTTCAACAGCTGCTGCGCAGCGGGGCGGTCGTCGACTCCGACGGGTGGATCGAGCGGAGGAGGTGA
- the whiG gene encoding RNA polymerase sigma factor WhiG, with protein MQGKPTITVDTDINAVWARYADTRDPGLRDALILNYSPLVKFVAGRVAVGLPQNVEQADLVSYGMFGLIDAIDKFEPERGFKFETYAMSRIKGAILDELRSIDWVPRSVRSKVRAVEKAFAKLEAREGRSPSEEEVAAELGWTDEQFKQVLSQISVTGMAALDEILSVGSERGEAITLGDTIADSAAGPTGVFEVAETRQLLSQAINGMPEREKVVLTLYYYENLTLNEIGRVLGVTESRVCQIHTKAMIQLRTRLSNLERDHG; from the coding sequence ATGCAAGGAAAGCCAACGATCACCGTTGACACCGATATCAATGCCGTGTGGGCTCGATACGCAGACACCCGTGATCCCGGGCTTCGCGATGCGTTGATCCTCAACTACTCACCGCTGGTGAAGTTCGTGGCGGGCCGTGTTGCAGTGGGGTTGCCCCAGAACGTCGAACAGGCCGACCTCGTGAGCTACGGGATGTTCGGCCTCATCGATGCGATCGACAAGTTCGAACCAGAGCGCGGCTTCAAGTTCGAGACCTACGCGATGAGCCGCATCAAGGGCGCCATCCTCGACGAGCTGCGTTCGATCGACTGGGTGCCTCGCTCCGTGCGTTCGAAGGTGCGCGCGGTCGAAAAGGCCTTCGCCAAACTCGAAGCCCGCGAGGGGCGTTCCCCGAGTGAGGAGGAGGTCGCCGCCGAGCTCGGTTGGACCGACGAGCAGTTCAAACAGGTGTTGTCACAGATCTCGGTGACCGGCATGGCGGCGCTCGATGAGATTCTCTCGGTGGGCAGCGAACGCGGTGAGGCCATCACCCTTGGCGACACCATTGCGGATTCGGCCGCGGGACCCACCGGTGTGTTCGAGGTTGCCGAGACCCGCCAACTACTCAGCCAGGCGATCAACGGGATGCCAGAGCGCGAAAAGGTCGTCCTGACGCTCTATTACTACGAGAATCTCACGTTGAACGAGATCGGTCGCGTGCTCGGCGTCACCGAGTCGCGGGTGTGTCAGATCCACACCAAGGCGATGATCCAACTTCGGACCAGGTTGTCGAACCTGGAGCGCGATCACGGCTGA